The following proteins come from a genomic window of Clostridia bacterium:
- a CDS encoding peptidoglycan-binding protein yields the protein MQKRRSGLFLAVAVTLVLVFAFSSIQVSAAPKVLKKGMKGTAISTLQEDLRKLGFFRMAPTGYYGNVTVSAVKKLQAKHGIRKDGIAGPETISLINKLRKGKNTVSSAKRVSTLSRGDTDRNSYMIPWRNEAEDVFAIGDTAEIYDIETGLSFKVKRTYGYNHADSEALTKEDAAIMKKIYGGSWSWERRAVIVITGGKKMAASMNGMPHAGVDSEPANEYVKWRSVGYGAGENLDTLKGNGMDGHFCIHFLGSKTHGTAKVDPEHQKMVKKAAEWAEKNY from the coding sequence ATGCAAAAGAGAAGAAGTGGGCTTTTTTTAGCGGTTGCTGTGACATTGGTACTTGTATTTGCTTTTAGCTCGATCCAGGTATCGGCTGCACCTAAGGTGCTGAAAAAAGGTATGAAGGGAACTGCTATCTCAACCTTGCAGGAGGATTTAAGAAAACTTGGGTTTTTTAGGATGGCTCCTACAGGGTATTATGGCAATGTGACGGTATCAGCTGTAAAAAAACTACAGGCCAAACACGGCATACGCAAAGACGGGATTGCAGGACCTGAGACAATTTCCCTTATTAACAAACTGCGAAAGGGAAAAAACACTGTTTCCAGTGCAAAAAGAGTAAGCACACTATCCAGAGGGGATACAGACAGGAATAGCTATATGATTCCCTGGAGAAATGAAGCCGAAGATGTTTTTGCCATCGGAGACACTGCAGAAATATATGACATAGAAACGGGCTTGAGCTTCAAAGTCAAAAGGACATACGGGTATAACCATGCAGACTCTGAGGCACTTACAAAAGAAGATGCGGCTATTATGAAAAAAATATATGGCGGTAGCTGGAGCTGGGAAAGAAGAGCTGTTATAGTGATAACCGGCGGTAAAAAGATGGCGGCTTCCATGAATGGGATGCCTCACGCAGGTGTGGACAGTGAGCCTGCAAATGAGTATGTGAAGTGGCGGAGTGTAGGATATGGTGCAGGAGAAAACCTTGACACTTTAAAAGGTAATGGTATGGACGGGCACTTCTGCATTCACTTTCTGGGAAGTAAAACACACGGGACAGCGAAAGTTGATCCGGAGCATCAGAAGATGGTGAAGAAGGCGGCAGAATGGGCTGAAAAAAATTATTAG